Proteins from one Nitrobacteraceae bacterium AZCC 2146 genomic window:
- a CDS encoding dihydroxy-acid dehydratase (product_source=KO:K01687; cog=COG0129; ko=KO:K01687; pfam=PF00920; superfamily=143975,52016; tigrfam=TIGR00110) — MNKPITGITRRKLRSSEWFNDPHNPAMTALYLERYLNYGLTRHELQSGKPIIGIAQTGNDLSPCNRHHLELAKRVREGITAAGGLAMEFPVHPIQETGKRPTAALDRNLAYLGLVEVLFGYPLDGVVLTTGCDKTTPACLMAAATVNLPAIVLSGGPMLNGWHDGERTGSGTVVWKSRERLAAGEIDYEEFMTLVASSAPSVGHCNTMGTASTMNSLAEALGMSLPGCAAIPAPYRERGQIAYETGTRIVEMVWEDLKPSDILTRKAFENCIVVNSAIGGSTNAPIHINALARHIGVELDIDDWQSVGHSIPLLVNMQPAGFYLGEEYHRAGGVPSVVRELMQHQRIHEDALTVNGRTMGENCANAPKPDADVIWTYDKPLVADAGFLVLRGNLFDSAIMKTSVISKEFRDRYLINPKDPNAFEGRAIVFEGPEDYHDRIDDESLNIDEHCILFVRGTGPIGYPGGAEVVNMQPPAALIKRGIHSLPCIGDGRQSGTSGSPSILNATPEAAADGGLAILKTGDQVRIDLNKGSANILISDEELKKRRAELKAAGGFKYPAHQTPWQELYRSTVGQQATGACLELATRYHDIAGRVGTARHNH, encoded by the coding sequence ATGAACAAGCCGATCACCGGGATCACCAGACGCAAGCTTCGTTCCAGCGAGTGGTTCAACGATCCGCACAATCCGGCCATGACCGCACTCTATCTTGAGCGCTACCTGAATTACGGCCTGACCCGCCACGAATTGCAATCCGGCAAGCCGATCATCGGCATTGCGCAGACCGGCAACGACCTGTCGCCATGCAATCGCCATCACCTTGAACTGGCGAAGCGCGTCCGCGAAGGAATCACCGCCGCCGGCGGGCTGGCGATGGAATTTCCGGTGCATCCGATCCAGGAGACCGGCAAGCGCCCGACCGCGGCGCTGGACCGCAACCTCGCTTATCTCGGCCTCGTCGAGGTGCTGTTCGGGTATCCGCTAGACGGCGTGGTGCTGACCACCGGCTGCGACAAGACCACCCCGGCCTGCCTGATGGCGGCGGCAACGGTGAATCTGCCGGCCATCGTGCTGTCCGGCGGGCCGATGCTGAACGGCTGGCATGACGGCGAACGCACCGGCTCCGGCACGGTGGTGTGGAAATCCCGCGAGCGGCTTGCCGCCGGCGAGATCGACTACGAGGAGTTCATGACCCTCGTGGCGTCGTCGGCGCCGTCGGTTGGCCATTGCAACACCATGGGCACGGCCTCGACGATGAATTCACTGGCCGAGGCGCTCGGCATGTCCCTGCCCGGCTGCGCCGCGATCCCCGCGCCGTACCGCGAGCGCGGCCAGATTGCCTACGAAACGGGCACTCGCATCGTCGAGATGGTGTGGGAAGACCTGAAACCCTCGGACATCCTGACGCGCAAGGCGTTCGAGAACTGCATCGTGGTCAATTCGGCGATCGGCGGCTCGACCAATGCGCCGATCCATATCAACGCGCTGGCGCGCCACATCGGCGTCGAGCTCGATATCGACGACTGGCAGAGTGTGGGTCATTCGATTCCGCTGCTGGTCAACATGCAGCCGGCCGGCTTCTATCTCGGCGAGGAATATCATCGCGCCGGCGGCGTGCCGTCGGTGGTGCGCGAGTTGATGCAGCACCAACGCATCCACGAAGATGCCCTGACGGTCAACGGCCGGACCATGGGCGAGAACTGCGCCAATGCGCCGAAGCCCGATGCCGACGTGATCTGGACCTATGACAAGCCGCTGGTGGCCGACGCCGGTTTCCTGGTGCTGCGCGGCAACCTGTTCGATTCCGCGATCATGAAGACCAGCGTGATCTCGAAGGAGTTTCGCGATCGCTATCTGATCAATCCGAAAGACCCCAACGCCTTCGAAGGCCGCGCCATCGTGTTCGAGGGGCCGGAGGATTACCACGACCGCATCGACGACGAGTCATTGAATATCGACGAGCACTGCATCCTGTTCGTGCGCGGCACCGGGCCGATCGGCTATCCCGGCGGCGCCGAAGTGGTGAACATGCAGCCGCCGGCGGCGCTGATCAAGCGCGGCATCCACTCGCTGCCCTGCATCGGCGATGGCCGGCAGTCCGGCACCTCGGGCTCGCCGTCGATCCTGAATGCCACGCCGGAAGCCGCCGCCGATGGCGGGCTGGCGATTTTGAAGACCGGCGATCAGGTCCGCATCGACCTCAACAAGGGCAGCGCGAATATCCTGATCTCCGACGAGGAGTTGAAGAAGCGTCGCGCCGAGCTGAAAGCGGCCGGCGGCTTCAAGTATCCGGCGCACCAGACGCCGTGGCAGGAGCTGTATCGCTCGACCG
- a CDS encoding multiple sugar transport system ATP-binding protein (product_source=KO:K10112; cath_funfam=2.40.50.100,3.40.50.300; cog=COG3839; ko=KO:K10112; pfam=PF00005,PF17912; smart=SM00382; superfamily=50331,52540), with protein MASVQIHDVRKSFGGFEVLHGVSVPIEDGAFVVLVGPSGCGKSTLLRMLAGLEKITSGTISIGDRVVNDVQPKERDIAMVFQNYALYPHMTVAQNMGFSLKLRGAEKSEIDTKVNRAADILDLRRLLDRFPRQLSGGQRQRVAMGRAIVRDPQVFLFDEPLSNLDAKLRVAMRAEIKELHQRLKTTTVYVTHDQIEAMTMADKIVVMQDGIVEQMGSPLELYDHPDNKFVAGFIGSPAMNFLEGTLKVNGGQPWVETANGARLPVAAAPVASNGQAVIYGIRPEHLEFADDGIEAEIVVVEPTGSETQIVARIGTQDIIAIFRDRRQVEPGDKIHLRPRASVAHLFDKDTGKRI; from the coding sequence ATGGCGTCTGTGCAGATTCACGACGTGCGTAAGTCTTTCGGCGGTTTCGAAGTTCTCCATGGCGTCTCGGTTCCCATCGAGGATGGCGCCTTTGTGGTGCTGGTCGGCCCGTCGGGCTGCGGAAAATCCACGCTGCTGCGGATGCTGGCCGGACTGGAAAAAATTACCTCCGGCACCATTTCGATTGGCGACCGCGTGGTCAACGATGTCCAGCCGAAAGAGCGCGACATCGCCATGGTGTTCCAGAACTACGCCCTCTATCCGCACATGACGGTGGCACAGAACATGGGCTTTTCGCTCAAGCTGCGCGGCGCCGAGAAGAGCGAGATCGACACCAAGGTCAACCGCGCCGCGGATATTCTCGACCTTCGCCGTCTGCTCGACCGCTTCCCCCGCCAACTCTCCGGCGGCCAGCGCCAGCGCGTCGCCATGGGCCGCGCCATCGTGCGTGACCCGCAGGTGTTCCTGTTCGACGAGCCGCTGTCCAATCTCGACGCCAAACTGCGCGTCGCGATGCGCGCCGAGATCAAGGAACTGCACCAGCGGCTCAAGACCACCACGGTCTATGTCACCCACGACCAGATCGAGGCCATGACCATGGCCGACAAGATCGTGGTGATGCAGGACGGCATCGTTGAGCAGATGGGCTCGCCGCTCGAACTCTACGATCACCCCGACAACAAGTTCGTCGCCGGCTTCATCGGCTCGCCCGCGATGAATTTCCTCGAGGGCACGCTGAAGGTGAATGGTGGCCAACCCTGGGTCGAGACCGCCAATGGTGCGCGGTTGCCGGTGGCGGCGGCGCCGGTGGCGTCGAACGGCCAGGCGGTGATCTACGGCATCCGTCCGGAGCATCTGGAATTCGCCGATGACGGCATCGAGGCCGAGATCGTGGTGGTGGAACCGACCGGTTCGGAAACCCAGATCGTGGCGCGCATCGGCACCCAGGACATCATCGCGATCTTCCGGGACCGCCGCCAGGTCGAGCCCGGCGACAAGATCCATCTGCGGCCGCGCGCCAGCGTTGCGCATCTGTTCGACAAGGATACCGGTAAACGTATTTAG